The Stieleria maiorica genome includes the window TCTACCATGCAGCGTCCGGCTGTACGTTGCCGCGTGAAATGCGATCCAAAGTGTGCAACGGCTATCTGTGCAAAGGCCTGACGCAGATTTTGAATCAGATCGATGAAACCCCCTCGCCCCAGGTCTTTGTCATTTCCGTCAGCGACTATGAACCGAACGAAGCGAACGACCAAACCCATCCCACGACGCGGGCGGCGCTGATCGACGCGCACGGCGTCACTTCCCATTCCTTGCCGCCCGCGACCGGCGGCGAAGCCGATGCCGTAGGCGACACCCCCAAACGATAGGAGCCAGATACGCGTGCCGATTTGCACCAAAACGTGTTTTCAACAGGGCGGGCGGGAATTGATCGAACTGCTCACGCACTGTGTGTTGTCCTTCAACACCGACGTCCTGTTCCTTTACCTGACGCGTGAATATCAGTTCCGCCCGCAAGCGGTCAGCGCGGTGGCGCTGTACGACGTGTTTTGTGCCCCGCAAGCGCCGGCGCGGATCAGCGACACCTCGTTGATCCCTCCCGGCGATCTGAGGCTGGACCAGACGATCGCCGAACTGCGTCGGGCGTTGCAGATTGCGACCGGCGACCACAACGCGTCGGATCAAGCCACGACCGAACACGGCGTGGACGACGCCTGTCCCGATCGTGATCACGTGATGCCCCTTGCCCCGGCGATCCCGCTGCCGCCGCACTTCTTGTTCGATCCGATCGCGGCTCGCTTGTCGGCGGAGAACCCCAAGCTTTCGGCGTTGGAAAGCTATTACGATCCCAAGCTGACGCCCCATGAGAACTTGCCCGGAGGGAAGTTGTCCGTCGGCGGCCGCGCCTTCGTCGATCACGTTTGGACCCCGAGAATCCGTCCATACCTGGTTGCGTCCGGGTTTTGGAGATTGGCAACGGTCGGCTAGTGCCCAATACCTATGCTCGTGCCATACGATCCCGACGCCCTGGTACGCCCTCCACGCTCCCCTGAAATCACTCCGTCATGGCAACCTCTCCGCAATCCCCTCCCGTATCCGACGTCGTCTCGTTAGCCGTCTCACTGCATCAAGGCGGTCATTTCAGTGAAGCGGAGGAGCTGTATCAGCGCGCGTTAGAACGAGACCCCAATCACATCGACGCACTGCACTTCCTAGGCGTCCTGCGGCATCAGCAAGGTGATTCCGAAGAAGCGGTGCGGTTGATCCGCAGGGCGCTTCTCGGAAACCCGGCGTATCACGGCGCTCGCAATAATCTGGGAAACGTGTTGAAGGAGTCCGAGCGTTTTGATGAGGCCGAGGCCGAGTACCGACGCGTGATTCAAGCGGCTCCCGGTCATGCCGATGCGCACAACAATCTGGGCGCCGTGCTGCGGGCACTCAAGCGGACCGACGAGGCGATCGAATCATTTCGGCGGGCGATCGAGGCCCAGCCCCGTCACGCCGACGCCCACCTGAATCTAGGCAACGCGCTCAAGGCATCGGGCCAGCGGGAGGAATCGCTGACCGCGTTTCGAACCGCCGTCGAAATCAATCCACGCCACTCGACCGCACACCTCAGCTTGGGTCGCGCACTGTATGTGTATGGCAGAGCCGATGAGGCGGTTGTCGTGTATCGAAGTTGGCTGAAAATCGATCCGGACAACCCGATCGCCAAACACATGCTGGCCGCTTGCGAAGGCAACGAGGTGCCGGATCGATGTTCCGAAGATTACGTCCGACAATCGTTCGATGCGTTTGCCGCCAGCTTTGATGAAGTCCTGGAACGGTTGGACTATCGCGCGCCCGCCCTGATCGCCGACGCACTTTCAGATCTGATCCCCCATCCCCCGGGCAACCTGCACGTGCTCGATGCCGGTTGTGGGACAGGACTGTGCGGCGAAGATCTGCGGCCCTATGCCGAGCGATTGGTCGGAATCGATTTGTCGCCCAAAATGATGGTCAAAGCTCGGTCGCGGAACGTCTACGATCAACTGGTCGAGACCGAATTGGTGGCGTACATGTCTGGCCGCCCGGATACGTTTGACCTGATCGTTTCCGCCGACACCCTGATCTACTTCGGCGACCTTGAACATGCCATCGCGACCGCGGCCGAGGCGCTACGGCCTGGGGGGGCATTGGTATTCACGGTCGAATGTCTGGAACAGTCCGAATCCGCGCCACGCTATCAATTGAATCCGCACGGCCGCTACAGCCATCGCCAGGATTACTTGTGCGATTGCATCGCCGCCGCATCGCTTCGCCTTCATGAAATCCGATCGGTCGTGCTGCGTCGCGAGGTGAGACAACCCGTCGCCGGTTTGGTCGTGACGGCGCTGAAGGAGAGTTGAGTCCCTCATCGGATCAGCATCCAATATCGCGTTTGACGACGTTGGCCGTGTTGCCACCGCAGTCTGGTGCGGAAGTCGTGCGATACTGTACAATCCCGCGTCTACGGATTGTCCCGGATCAGGCGCATTGAGATTGGCTAAATTATGAGTTCGTCCCAGACAAATCGAGGGATCGCCGTCACCACTCAGGCGGGGCCGGACAAGCTGCTGTTCCATCGCATGTCCGCGTTCGAACGACTGGGATGCCTCTTCGAATTTTCGCTGGACCTGTTGTCAGACGACCACAACATCGTCCTTGAAGACCTGCTCGGTACACCGGCTTGTGTGTCGGTGCTGCTGCCCAACGGTTCGACTCGCTACTTTCACGGTTTGGTCAATCGGTTTTCGTGGGCGGGAAGCCACAGCCAGAAATCGGTTTATCGCGCCACGCTGGTGCCCTGGCTTTGGTTTTTGACCCGCACCTCGAATTGTCGAATCTTTCAGAACAAGACGGTTCCCGAGATCATCGAAACCGTGTTCCGGGACCACGGCTTTACCGACTACGTCCTGCGCTTTCGTGAAACCTACCGGCGATGGGATTATTGCGTCCAGTATCGCGAGTC containing:
- a CDS encoding tetratricopeptide repeat protein, whose translation is MATSPQSPPVSDVVSLAVSLHQGGHFSEAEELYQRALERDPNHIDALHFLGVLRHQQGDSEEAVRLIRRALLGNPAYHGARNNLGNVLKESERFDEAEAEYRRVIQAAPGHADAHNNLGAVLRALKRTDEAIESFRRAIEAQPRHADAHLNLGNALKASGQREESLTAFRTAVEINPRHSTAHLSLGRALYVYGRADEAVVVYRSWLKIDPDNPIAKHMLAACEGNEVPDRCSEDYVRQSFDAFAASFDEVLERLDYRAPALIADALSDLIPHPPGNLHVLDAGCGTGLCGEDLRPYAERLVGIDLSPKMMVKARSRNVYDQLVETELVAYMSGRPDTFDLIVSADTLIYFGDLEHAIATAAEALRPGGALVFTVECLEQSESAPRYQLNPHGRYSHRQDYLCDCIAAASLRLHEIRSVVLRREVRQPVAGLVVTALKES